From the genome of Aerococcus urinaehominis:
ACCCTCAGTCTTCGATGTTTTGCAAGCCAAACTCATGGCTTCAGTTAATAACGCAAACGCTGAAGATTTTAAACTAGCAATTCCCCTGGTTTTAATCGTTGTCGTTATTTTCTTTGTTTTAGCACGTCGCCTGAACGTAATCAGTCTAGGACCAGCTGTTGCTATCAATCTTGGGCTTAATTATCGCGCTTACACTGTCTTTTTCTTAGTGTTGGTATCAATCTTGATGGCAATTTCAACCGCCTTAGTCGGCCCGCTGACCTTCTTTGGTTTTCTAACCGCGACACTAACCTACCAATTAGCCAAGACGTATGACCACCGCTATCTTTTTGCCTTATCAATGGTCCTGGGCTTCTTAATATTAACGGCTGCCTATTTCTTTATGAACCACATTTTTAATACCCAAGGCGTGGTTTCAATTATTATTGAGCTTTTTGGTGGTCTTGCCTTTATTGTCATGATGCTTAGAAAGGGAGATTAGATGATTATTAAGGATCTCGTTAAACGCTATAGCGAAGAAGTGCAAATCGGTCCCCTAAACTTAGAAATTACTAATCCAGGCTTTACTGCCCTAGTCGGTCCTAATGGAGCAGGTAAGTCCACCCTGCTATTAATGGTTGGACGCCTTTTGGACTTTGACCAAGGACAGGTAAGCGTAGGTGGTTTAGATATCAAAACCACTCCATCACATATCCTAGCCAAAAAGATTGCTATTTTGCGCCAGGAAAATCATTTTATGACTCGGTTAACGGTTCGGCAACTCTTGGCTTTTGGCCGTTTTCCTTATAGCCAGGGACGCATAACTGAAGAAGACCAAGCCATTATTAATAAATATCTTAACTTTTTTAATTTAAGTAAACTCCAAGACCGTTATCTGGACCAACTATCAGGCGGACAGCGTCAACGTGCTTATGTTGCCATGGTCCTCTGCCAGGAGACTGACTATATCTTACTCGATGAACCCCTTAATAACCTTGATATTGCTTCATCAGTACAAATGATGAACCTGTTACGGGAGGCAGTTGATATTTTTGACCGTCGCATTATTGCAGTGCTCCATGATATCAACGTGGCTGCCCAGTATGCCGACTCCATTGTAGCCATGAAGGAAGGCCAAATTATTGCCTATGGCTCAGCTGAAGAAATTATGCAGGCTGATATCCTAACCAATATTTTTGATGCCCATATTCAAACCGTAGACTCTCCTATGGGTAAAATCGCAGTAT
Proteins encoded in this window:
- a CDS encoding ABC transporter ATP-binding protein, whose amino-acid sequence is MIIKDLVKRYSEEVQIGPLNLEITNPGFTALVGPNGAGKSTLLLMVGRLLDFDQGQVSVGGLDIKTTPSHILAKKIAILRQENHFMTRLTVRQLLAFGRFPYSQGRITEEDQAIINKYLNFFNLSKLQDRYLDQLSGGQRQRAYVAMVLCQETDYILLDEPLNNLDIASSVQMMNLLREAVDIFDRRIIAVLHDINVAAQYADSIVAMKEGQIIAYGSAEEIMQADILTNIFDAHIQTVDSPMGKIAVY